From Octopus sinensis unplaced genomic scaffold, ASM634580v1 Contig18089, whole genome shotgun sequence, one genomic window encodes:
- the LOC115231292 gene encoding craniofacial development protein 2-like, which translates to MEFAINCTRVPLRQGTRPNGIPADVGPAPALSGPVSDHVTPPRASIDGDALNLNRRVSPDGEDTLNARTLGSLGRLEELGANAESHGIDIIAVQEHRFYHPDNILKYHQVGSYQLVTSSASKNTVNSTVGGIGFLLSSKASDTLFSIESISPRIMVLEIDGNPKTTLVCVYSPHNSSVADEIENFYATLRSTIEQVPLHNFLVIAGDLNARLGPDETKFTFNSKTNRNGEMLKDFLEEFNLYTSNNSFMKPKDQLWTFESPLGDRAQIDYLIFRKKWRNSVRDSRSYSSFSSVGSDHRIVSATVKLSLRSSKKAKPHPMKMIDWEEVLSNPDMSKQFTIDVYNTFQSLSTSEIDAENIEEVYSSLIKSTEEVALATLPRRK; encoded by the exons atggagtTTGCAATTAACTGCACCAGGGTTCCTCTTCGCCAGGGAACCAGACCTAATGGTATACCTGCGGATGTAGGTCCAGCCCCTGCTTTGTCGGGTCCTGTCTCTGATCACGTTACACCTCCAAGGGCATCCATTGACGGTGATGCCCTCAATCTTAACAGACGGGTATCACCTGATGGAGAAGA CACCCTCAATGCCCGCACCCTCGGCTCTCTTGGCCGTCTAGAAGAACTTGGTGCAAATGCAGAATCACATGGCATTGATATAATAGCTGTCCAAGAACACCGATTTTACCACCCTGACAACATCCTCAAATATCATCAAGTCGGTTCTTATCAACTTGTAACCTCCTCAGCATCAAAGAATACTGTTAATTCAACAGTTGGAGGTATCGGATTTCTACTTTCATCAAAAGCTAGTGATACTCTCTTTAGTATAGAGTCAATCTCACCTAGAATTATGGTGCTTGAAATAGATGGAAACCCGAAAACaacattggtatgtgtgtatagcccACATAATTCGTCTGTGGCAGACGAGATTGAGAATTTTTATGCAACCCTTCGTTCAACCATTGAGCAAGTACCTCTCCATAATTTTCTAGTTATAGCTGGTGATCTGAATGCTAGACTAGGACCCGATGAGACCAAGTTTACTTTCAACTCTAAAACTAATCGGAACGGAGAAATGCTCAAAGACTTCTTAGAGGAATTTAATCTCTACACCTCCAACAATTCTTTTATGAAACCAAAAGATCAACTTTGGACATTTGAGTCCCCACTTGGTGATAGGGCACAAATTGACTACCTCATCTTTCGAAAGAAATGGCGCAATAGTGTTAGAGACTCGAGATCCTACTCTTCCTTTAGTTCTGTCGGCTCTGACCACAGAATTGTATCAGCTACCGTTAAGCTTAGTCTTCGCTCATCCAAAAAAGCTAAGCCTCACCCGATGAAAATGATCGACTGGGAGGAAGTCTTATCTAACCCCGATATGTCCAAACAATTTACTATTGATGTCTATAACACATTTCAATCTCTGTCTACTTCTGAAATAGATGCTGAGAACATTGAAGAAGTATACAGCAGCCTCATCAAATCAACAGAGGAAGTTGCACTGGCTACTCTTCCCAGAAGGAAGA